Proteins encoded together in one uncultured Sphaerochaeta sp. window:
- a CDS encoding rod shape-determining protein, giving the protein MSAAMVHDKLGLGIDLGTANLLVFLEKKGIIFNEPAVIAFDRESGKIVAAGEDAHRMLGKVHSKIAVIKPLKNGVISDMRAAKALLTYVLGKIENLTEKDLSKTTCVICCPSEVTKIERDVMADLAAKMKITDVFIEEEIKSGALGAGVDIFKSKGVMVVDIGGGTTDVGIISFGDIVLSRTIRKAGSFMDDEISKYVKKTQSVEIGELTAEKMKIELGDLHVDAKNVVNRYAGRDMVKGIPKWVMLSTQEVQTVLTPVFDEIVKLITGVLKDTPPELSADIYKHGILLTGGCAMIRGIEEYIKERIQVPVKVVQNPLTCVAEGTKYLLKNRGDYLVNPLQL; this is encoded by the coding sequence ATGAGTGCAGCAATGGTACATGACAAACTTGGGTTGGGAATAGATCTCGGAACCGCAAATTTATTGGTGTTCCTTGAAAAGAAAGGAATCATATTCAATGAACCTGCAGTAATTGCGTTTGATAGAGAATCCGGGAAAATTGTGGCGGCTGGAGAGGATGCCCATAGAATGTTGGGTAAGGTCCACTCCAAAATTGCAGTGATAAAGCCATTGAAAAATGGCGTTATCTCAGATATGCGTGCAGCAAAGGCTTTGCTGACGTATGTGCTTGGGAAGATTGAGAATCTTACAGAAAAAGATCTCTCCAAGACTACGTGTGTAATTTGTTGCCCTTCTGAAGTGACAAAGATTGAACGGGACGTCATGGCTGATCTTGCAGCGAAGATGAAAATCACCGATGTGTTCATCGAGGAAGAGATCAAGTCTGGAGCACTGGGCGCCGGTGTGGATATCTTTAAATCCAAAGGGGTGATGGTTGTCGATATTGGAGGAGGTACTACGGACGTCGGTATTATTTCTTTCGGTGATATCGTGCTTTCTCGAACCATACGAAAAGCTGGAAGTTTCATGGATGATGAAATCTCCAAATACGTGAAAAAGACCCAAAGCGTTGAGATCGGAGAACTAACAGCCGAGAAAATGAAGATTGAATTGGGTGACTTGCATGTAGACGCAAAAAACGTCGTGAATCGGTATGCAGGAAGAGACATGGTGAAGGGAATTCCCAAGTGGGTCATGCTTTCAACCCAGGAAGTCCAAACGGTATTGACGCCAGTATTTGATGAAATCGTAAAACTTATCACTGGAGTGTTAAAGGATACCCCACCCGAATTATCTGCAGACATTTATAAGCATGGCATCCTACTCACCGGTGGATGTGCCATGATCCGTGGGATTGAGGAGTACATAAAGGAACGGATTCAGGTTCCTGTGAAAGTGGTCCAGAACCCGCTTACTTGTGTTGCAGAAGGTACTAAGTATTTACTGAAAAACCGCGGAGACTACCTCGTTAATCCGCTTCAACTGTAG
- a CDS encoding rod shape-determining protein: MAITIRKQDKETKSVVGKNIGIDLGTANILVYVEGEGIITNEPSVIAFDYETNEVLATGTMAANMIGKGHHGIKIVSPLNQGVISDIEATKKLIEISLHKIENINIDITESTLLLCCPSEVTQLERDSFMDLGNKLGVKDVFIEQEVKAGAIGSGLDIFSSNGSMIIDIGGGSTDIGVLSLGDIVVSESNRIAGNYFDSEIMDHMQYKHGLLIGKKTAERIKVEIGSLRQKIENPKETWVSGRDVVTGLPKKITIHENEIRDVLVKPFESIATMVLKVLQNTPPELSSDIIVNGIYISGGGAMIDGVDEFLHRRVGMDFHISRRPMTAVVDGTKLLLKNRGSYFVKPTD, encoded by the coding sequence ATGGCAATCACCATCCGAAAACAAGATAAAGAGACAAAAAGTGTTGTTGGGAAAAATATTGGAATAGACTTGGGAACTGCTAATATCCTTGTCTATGTCGAAGGAGAAGGGATCATCACCAATGAACCTTCGGTAATCGCATTTGACTATGAGACCAATGAGGTGCTGGCTACTGGAACAATGGCAGCCAATATGATCGGAAAGGGTCATCATGGTATCAAGATTGTGAGTCCTCTGAACCAGGGTGTCATTTCTGACATCGAGGCTACCAAGAAGCTCATCGAGATTTCCTTGCATAAGATTGAGAACATCAATATCGACATCACAGAATCAACGCTTTTGCTCTGCTGTCCTTCTGAGGTAACTCAGTTGGAACGGGACTCATTCATGGACCTTGGCAATAAGCTTGGGGTCAAGGATGTATTCATTGAGCAGGAAGTGAAAGCTGGAGCAATCGGGTCAGGCCTTGATATCTTCAGCAGCAATGGATCGATGATCATTGATATTGGGGGAGGATCCACAGATATAGGTGTACTCTCCTTGGGCGATATTGTGGTATCTGAGTCCAATCGTATTGCAGGTAACTATTTTGATAGTGAGATCATGGACCACATGCAGTATAAGCATGGACTGCTGATCGGAAAGAAAACTGCAGAGCGGATCAAGGTAGAAATTGGTTCCTTGCGACAGAAGATTGAGAATCCGAAGGAGACCTGGGTAAGTGGAAGGGACGTAGTAACCGGACTTCCCAAAAAAATCACAATACATGAGAACGAAATTCGTGATGTCCTGGTCAAGCCATTTGAATCAATAGCAACGATGGTACTCAAGGTGCTGCAGAACACCCCGCCTGAGCTCTCTTCCGATATTATCGTGAATGGCATCTATATCAGTGGTGGTGGAGCGATGATCGATGGTGTGGATGAATTCCTTCACCGCAGGGTTGGTATGGATTTCCACATCTCCAGACGCCCCATGACTGCAGTGGTTGATGGAACCAAGCTTCTGCTGAAGAACCGGGGAAGTTATTTCGTAAAGCCAACCGATTAA
- a CDS encoding EAL domain-containing protein, with protein sequence MRIMQRHCIAVGSVFFLALLTSLFYTRFILSLFFALLFLISMSIGFLISGKTGPWGFTNRSLTRWLKSHQANLDSVFCLYVSIHARGVFQSCVDRQELEVVYTRCTQELMGYFGVGNVQRMTHDEFAILRDFPSSNVVDEKEKVEYQTIVCQTITDRINGLLISMDTSRLPPFAVTVGCASSGLRYRMDTLEQLVDLAYVTEETARKNRKKFLVADEVIRARKLDIDECKQGFLTEGWEEEFNPFFQPVIDPASYSVVGAESLARWQLGGFRVLSAQVFRDVACELHHITTIDLTIISKTFSIIRRMMMARIIPYTFKTVINVSDESLKKGFAKRMFFLAEQHGLHPSQIEFDIKDSALAFPESLLVIKELRETGFRVSLDVFTETAFDLQALVRADFDIIKLDFRAFSPQLQQVYAALKEAAEKGDVEILAKGIENKVVLDAAMSLGCTYVQGNYFTQPIPESTFEVFMKKYQQGLDLGSSLG encoded by the coding sequence ATGAGAATCATGCAACGTCACTGTATTGCAGTCGGAAGTGTCTTCTTCCTCGCCCTATTGACCAGTCTTTTTTACACAAGATTTATTCTCAGTCTCTTCTTTGCTCTGCTTTTTCTGATCAGTATGAGCATAGGGTTCTTGATTTCTGGAAAAACAGGCCCTTGGGGATTTACCAATAGGTCGCTCACAAGATGGCTAAAGAGCCATCAAGCCAATTTGGACTCGGTGTTCTGTCTCTACGTTTCCATCCATGCAAGAGGGGTATTCCAATCCTGCGTCGACCGTCAGGAACTGGAAGTGGTGTATACTCGTTGTACGCAAGAGCTGATGGGATATTTTGGAGTGGGTAATGTCCAGAGGATGACTCATGATGAATTTGCTATCCTCCGGGATTTTCCCTCATCAAATGTAGTCGATGAGAAGGAGAAAGTTGAGTATCAGACTATTGTATGTCAAACCATCACAGACCGCATCAATGGATTGCTCATTTCCATGGATACGAGCCGGCTACCACCATTTGCGGTAACTGTTGGGTGTGCCTCCTCTGGTCTGCGGTATCGGATGGATACCCTCGAGCAACTTGTCGATCTGGCATATGTTACCGAAGAGACAGCAAGGAAGAATCGTAAGAAGTTTCTTGTAGCTGATGAAGTGATACGGGCGAGAAAGCTGGATATAGATGAATGCAAGCAAGGCTTTTTGACTGAAGGGTGGGAAGAGGAGTTCAATCCATTCTTCCAACCGGTCATTGATCCTGCTTCCTACTCCGTCGTGGGTGCTGAGAGTTTGGCCAGATGGCAGCTTGGAGGCTTCAGGGTGTTGTCAGCCCAGGTGTTCAGGGATGTAGCTTGTGAACTGCACCACATTACTACGATTGATTTGACCATTATATCAAAGACGTTTTCAATCATACGTCGCATGATGATGGCGAGGATAATTCCCTATACCTTCAAGACGGTAATCAATGTGAGTGATGAGAGTCTGAAGAAGGGATTTGCAAAACGTATGTTCTTTCTGGCGGAGCAGCATGGATTGCATCCCTCCCAGATAGAGTTTGATATCAAGGACTCTGCCTTGGCATTTCCTGAATCCCTCTTGGTGATCAAGGAACTGCGAGAAACTGGATTCAGGGTTTCCCTTGACGTCTTTACTGAGACGGCGTTTGATCTCCAAGCATTGGTGAGAGCTGACTTTGATATCATCAAGCTGGATTTCAGGGCATTCTCTCCTCAGCTGCAACAGGTATATGCGGCGTTGAAAGAGGCTGCAGAGAAGGGGGATGTTGAAATTCTTGCAAAGGGAATTGAAAACAAGGTTGTTCTCGATGCTGCCATGTCACTTGGATGTACGTATGTGCAGGGTAACTATTTTACGCAACCCATTCCTGAATCAACATTTGAAGTGTTCATGAAGAAATATCAGCAGGGTCTCGATCTGGGCTCCTCACTCGGTTAG
- a CDS encoding DUF5107 domain-containing protein has translation MTSIKSGTFKANAALPIGANPLPSFRDPKHDALVRVKPQVSSEHTALMGLDCGKRSLPYQIQDRYDRNREEQDIPAIIMENDYLKATFLPTLGGRLISLTDKENDRELLYCNASLQACNLSNLDAWFAGGIEWNIGQYGHAFTTCSDVFASTQKDEEGVQFLRLFEYERCKGLWWHIDFHLGDTSRLLYAQVHIHNLSSERKSLYYWTNTAVPVTEKTRVLASSNEALYLDPYAKNNTRLFGHMNMPRMEIYEDIDASYPSQFKASNEYFFLCEKSPMPWECAIEEDGSGFFEASTPPLSYRKMFCWGSHAGGKRWQRYLSPDSEAEYIEVQSGLAPSQLHGSYLEAQSSICWTQAFGSLDISPQEAHSPQYEVAMQAAEATIRLIIDEKRLSAMHQTCLKASERSPEILLNKGSGWGFVEQKAQNLSLPVAFHFGMDSIKDQELPYLGLITEGKLPVMDPNSRPLSTPPCSNTWKAIFMTALRNPCLTIQESATLNHYLGIIHLEQEEVSYAQTCWLKTMENLPNAWTARNLAQLEIRRGEMEEALQWYSIASNLSGFMTDSAIAEEYCTLLVAEQKTDKAQKLFQDIPSTWMDSSEALSIIRAKLAVQEKNAPLIKRLVFDREVGHIREGDIPLNSLWFSYQFILYSEAHPEVPEDEVAKIVKERYPIPQAFNFMMFRE, from the coding sequence ATGACTTCAATTAAGAGCGGTACATTCAAGGCAAACGCGGCATTACCTATTGGAGCCAATCCACTCCCCTCCTTTAGAGACCCCAAGCACGATGCCCTCGTAAGGGTAAAACCACAAGTTTCTTCTGAGCATACTGCCCTTATGGGCCTTGATTGCGGCAAGCGCTCGCTTCCCTACCAAATCCAAGACCGCTACGATAGAAACCGGGAAGAGCAAGATATTCCAGCAATCATCATGGAGAACGACTATCTCAAGGCAACCTTTCTCCCAACGCTTGGGGGAAGGCTCATCAGTCTTACCGACAAAGAAAATGACAGAGAACTGCTCTATTGCAATGCAAGTCTCCAAGCTTGCAACCTTTCCAATCTTGATGCATGGTTCGCAGGAGGCATTGAGTGGAATATAGGCCAATATGGCCATGCCTTCACCACCTGTAGCGATGTATTTGCCTCAACACAGAAAGATGAGGAGGGTGTGCAATTCTTGCGTCTCTTTGAATATGAGCGATGCAAGGGTCTCTGGTGGCATATCGACTTTCACCTGGGAGATACTTCCAGGCTGTTGTATGCCCAGGTCCATATCCACAACCTTTCTAGTGAACGAAAATCCTTGTATTACTGGACAAATACTGCAGTACCAGTCACAGAGAAGACACGCGTTCTTGCAAGTAGCAATGAAGCACTCTATCTGGATCCCTATGCAAAGAACAACACCCGACTCTTCGGCCATATGAATATGCCCCGAATGGAAATCTACGAAGACATTGATGCCTCGTATCCGAGCCAATTCAAGGCATCAAACGAGTATTTCTTTCTTTGCGAAAAGAGCCCAATGCCATGGGAGTGCGCCATTGAAGAAGACGGCAGCGGCTTCTTTGAAGCTTCTACACCGCCCTTGTCCTACAGGAAAATGTTCTGCTGGGGGAGTCATGCAGGGGGCAAGAGGTGGCAACGTTACCTTTCTCCGGACAGTGAAGCTGAATACATCGAGGTCCAAAGTGGCTTGGCTCCAAGTCAATTGCACGGCTCATATCTGGAGGCACAGAGTTCAATCTGCTGGACGCAAGCCTTCGGGTCTTTGGATATATCCCCACAAGAAGCCCACAGCCCACAATATGAAGTTGCCATGCAGGCAGCAGAGGCTACTATTCGTTTGATCATAGACGAAAAGAGACTCTCAGCTATGCATCAAACATGCCTCAAGGCAAGTGAACGCAGCCCTGAAATACTATTGAACAAAGGAAGCGGCTGGGGGTTTGTTGAGCAAAAGGCCCAAAACCTCTCACTACCGGTAGCGTTCCACTTTGGAATGGACAGCATCAAGGATCAGGAACTTCCATATCTTGGCCTGATAACAGAAGGGAAACTGCCGGTAATGGACCCCAATAGCCGACCTCTCAGTACTCCTCCCTGTTCCAATACATGGAAAGCAATATTTATGACTGCATTGAGAAACCCTTGCTTGACTATTCAAGAATCGGCCACCCTCAATCACTACCTTGGAATCATCCACTTGGAACAAGAAGAAGTATCATATGCCCAAACGTGTTGGCTCAAGACGATGGAGAATCTCCCAAATGCCTGGACCGCAAGAAATCTTGCACAGCTGGAAATCAGAAGAGGAGAAATGGAGGAAGCTCTACAATGGTACTCCATCGCAAGCAACCTCTCTGGTTTTATGACTGACTCTGCAATTGCAGAAGAGTACTGCACGCTCCTTGTTGCTGAACAGAAAACCGACAAAGCCCAGAAGCTATTCCAGGATATTCCCTCCACTTGGATGGATTCAAGTGAAGCATTAAGCATTATCCGTGCTAAACTGGCTGTTCAGGAAAAGAATGCCCCGCTCATCAAGCGTTTGGTCTTTGATCGGGAAGTTGGTCATATCCGGGAGGGGGATATCCCCCTGAACAGCCTATGGTTCTCCTACCAATTCATCCTCTACAGTGAAGCACATCCTGAGGTACCGGAAGATGAGGTAGCCAAGATTGTCAAGGAACGCTATCCAATTCCACAAGCCTTCAACTTCATGATGTTCAGGGAATAG
- a CDS encoding aminoglycoside phosphotransferase family protein, with protein sequence MQISEYKLRQVINHFAIEGSLTSIEVNKEGHINSTFFTTFTNSGSVQKYTHQRINTLVFKQPVALMENVSLVTSHLQSKLAGHYDNVEQRCLHVISTRSGDNVYVDEDGGYWRTYQYIDHVKTFKTIADAEQAYLLGEAIGNFQLQLSDFDGKLLHETIPHFHDMRLRYEQLEEAIQVNHQNRIQMVGPEVEYLMDSRERGFILWDKLQEGSLPVRVTHNDTKINNVLFSLDGKEALCIIDLDTVMPGTILFDTGDMIRTATTTAEEDATDLSTVHCDTSLHHALLEGYFSKADFLTPLERSLVVESGRNITQIMAVRFLTDFLNGDRYYHIDRENQNLERARNQIALMQDMDSKWQTLSQGV encoded by the coding sequence ATGCAGATTTCAGAATATAAGCTCCGCCAAGTTATCAATCATTTCGCCATTGAAGGTTCCCTGACTTCCATCGAGGTCAACAAGGAAGGACATATCAACTCCACGTTCTTCACCACCTTCACGAATAGTGGGAGTGTCCAGAAGTATACCCACCAACGAATAAACACCTTGGTGTTCAAGCAGCCGGTTGCCTTGATGGAGAATGTCAGTCTGGTTACCTCACACTTACAATCAAAGCTTGCCGGTCACTATGACAATGTTGAGCAACGGTGCCTGCATGTCATATCTACCCGATCTGGGGACAATGTGTATGTTGATGAGGATGGGGGGTATTGGAGGACCTACCAGTACATCGATCACGTGAAGACCTTCAAGACGATAGCAGATGCAGAACAAGCATATCTTCTGGGTGAGGCCATAGGCAACTTCCAGTTGCAGCTATCGGACTTCGATGGAAAACTGTTACATGAAACCATTCCTCACTTTCATGATATGCGTCTACGCTATGAACAGCTTGAAGAAGCAATACAGGTGAACCATCAGAATCGGATACAGATGGTAGGTCCTGAAGTGGAATATCTCATGGATAGCAGGGAGCGGGGTTTTATTCTCTGGGACAAACTGCAGGAAGGGAGTCTTCCTGTACGGGTGACCCATAATGACACGAAGATCAATAATGTCTTGTTCAGCCTCGATGGGAAAGAAGCGCTCTGTATCATTGACCTTGATACCGTGATGCCTGGAACCATCCTTTTCGATACCGGGGATATGATCAGGACGGCAACCACAACAGCAGAGGAGGATGCCACTGATCTTTCCACGGTACACTGTGACACCTCTCTCCACCATGCTTTACTGGAAGGATACTTCTCAAAAGCTGACTTCCTTACCCCGCTTGAACGATCTCTGGTGGTCGAATCAGGAAGAAACATCACCCAGATAATGGCAGTACGATTCTTGACGGATTTTCTCAATGGGGATCGCTACTATCATATTGATCGGGAGAACCAAAACCTCGAGAGAGCGAGGAACCAGATTGCCCTCATGCAGGATATGGACAGCAAGTGGCAGACGCTATCACAAGGAGTATAG
- a CDS encoding carbohydrate ABC transporter permease: MAKKLRSLDHHTQVRLIPSYVLVVTWVIFTFVLIGWVFFASFSTSQEIFSDSMFKFESGFHFENYIRAWNTQKVSVYFMNSLLYTVVSCTSIILIASPAAYVLSRFKFKGNLSIQSLLASALGIPAIMIVMPLFSLVSRLRLTNNRWLLIFLYIAMNVPFTTFFLLAFFKSLSTTYEEAAYIDGCSPMGTFWRIMFPLVQPGIITVTVFNFITIWNEYFMSMIFANKPKVRPVSVGLFNMIQAMRYTGDWGGMFASVVIVFLPTFLLYIFLSERIIQGVTAGAIKG, encoded by the coding sequence ATGGCCAAAAAACTTCGTTCACTCGACCATCATACACAAGTCCGATTGATCCCTTCCTACGTCTTAGTAGTTACATGGGTAATCTTTACCTTTGTACTCATTGGCTGGGTATTCTTCGCTTCTTTTTCGACCAGTCAGGAAATATTCAGTGATTCCATGTTCAAGTTTGAGTCGGGGTTCCATTTCGAGAACTATATTCGTGCATGGAACACACAAAAAGTATCGGTATATTTCATGAACTCCTTGCTGTATACGGTGGTATCCTGTACTTCAATCATCCTCATTGCTTCCCCGGCAGCCTATGTATTGAGCCGGTTCAAGTTCAAAGGAAATCTATCCATCCAGAGCCTTCTTGCCTCCGCATTGGGAATCCCTGCGATCATGATCGTCATGCCACTGTTCAGCCTCGTAAGCCGACTACGCCTGACAAACAACCGTTGGTTGCTCATATTCCTTTATATTGCCATGAATGTTCCTTTCACTACTTTCTTCCTGCTTGCATTCTTCAAGAGCCTGAGCACCACCTATGAGGAAGCAGCGTACATCGATGGCTGTTCCCCAATGGGGACCTTCTGGAGAATTATGTTCCCCTTGGTGCAACCGGGGATTATCACGGTTACCGTGTTCAACTTCATCACCATCTGGAACGAATACTTCATGTCGATGATTTTTGCAAACAAGCCAAAGGTGAGACCTGTCTCCGTTGGATTGTTCAATATGATCCAAGCCATGCGATACACAGGAGATTGGGGCGGGATGTTCGCCTCTGTCGTTATCGTTTTCCTCCCGACATTTCTCCTCTATATATTCCTTTCAGAGCGAATCATCCAAGGAGTAACAGCAGGAGCTATCAAAGGATAG
- a CDS encoding sugar ABC transporter permease gives MKKNRMMIIIFLTPAMICYLLVFLYPSIRTTIMSFFAVESVSDPISTWSFNGLENYRTLFNTAIFRQSMRNIASIWLVGGIGVMVTALFFAVSLTNGMKFAKFFRSVIYLPNVVSAIAMGTMWINYVYNSSYGLLHDIFATLGMTTLSETLWTGPDKLFWSMLVAYSFGMVGYHMLIFMASIEQIPKDYMEAAQIEGANVFQRFFHITLPFLRGCFRTNIVMWTVFTVAFFVWGQLFSPVNLSNATVAPMNYMYEIVFGSSASTTTVRDSGAGAAVGVIMMIIVIIAFSATNLIVKNDDVEL, from the coding sequence ATGAAAAAGAATCGCATGATGATCATCATCTTTCTCACCCCGGCCATGATCTGCTACCTGTTGGTATTCTTGTATCCCTCGATCCGGACAACCATCATGAGCTTTTTTGCCGTCGAGTCTGTATCAGATCCGATTTCAACCTGGAGTTTCAACGGGTTGGAGAACTACCGGACCCTGTTCAACACAGCTATTTTTAGACAATCGATGCGTAATATCGCAAGTATCTGGCTTGTTGGTGGTATAGGGGTAATGGTCACCGCACTCTTCTTTGCTGTATCCCTTACCAACGGGATGAAGTTTGCAAAATTCTTCAGGAGCGTCATATACCTCCCCAATGTAGTATCGGCAATTGCAATGGGAACCATGTGGATCAACTACGTCTATAACTCTTCCTATGGTTTGCTTCACGATATCTTTGCAACACTAGGGATGACGACACTTTCTGAGACCCTCTGGACAGGGCCGGACAAACTCTTCTGGTCCATGCTGGTCGCCTACTCGTTCGGCATGGTTGGGTACCACATGCTGATTTTCATGGCAAGCATTGAACAAATACCCAAAGATTATATGGAAGCAGCACAGATAGAAGGGGCAAATGTCTTCCAGCGGTTCTTCCATATCACCCTGCCGTTCCTACGGGGTTGTTTTAGGACAAACATCGTTATGTGGACCGTTTTTACTGTTGCCTTCTTTGTCTGGGGCCAGTTATTCAGCCCGGTCAACCTCTCCAATGCAACGGTAGCACCTATGAACTATATGTATGAAATCGTATTTGGATCTTCGGCAAGTACCACCACCGTTAGGGATAGTGGAGCAGGTGCAGCAGTTGGAGTTATCATGATGATTATTGTCATCATCGCCTTTTCAGCAACCAACCTCATCGTCAAGAACGATGATGTGGAACTATAG
- a CDS encoding ABC transporter substrate-binding protein: MKKKGMVVALLVLAVIATPLFAGGSAEDAAGKKTVTYWSMWNEAEPQGLVMAEAAEAFEEETGIAVEIVFNGREIRKTLQPALDAGETIDIFDEDISRVNSTWGEYLLPLEEYVSKSYPTTGGESYSDAVSTALIDLARQAGDGTLKTAPYQPFAFVVMYNKDLFNKAGITESPKTWAEFENVCAKLVQAGVTPITVDDAYMAAFFGYNMARLAGYERTLEMANNNEFNDPAVLEFGKIWSDFAKKGYISKKAASNIYPAGQIEEIAAGKVAMYLNGTWLPNEIKGNAPNFNWGAFAWPEMGPNGNGTEANNYGAQCFGINANSQVPDEAFQFIVYLTTGEWDSRLAKESLGVPMGKNSTWPKQTAEAKTIIDNTTTWMTWAAGMENLADVNAKIKENFSKLITGSLNAEQFYAAMNK, from the coding sequence ATGAAGAAGAAAGGAATGGTTGTTGCACTGTTGGTATTGGCAGTTATTGCCACCCCGCTGTTTGCAGGGGGATCAGCTGAAGATGCTGCTGGGAAAAAGACTGTCACATACTGGTCGATGTGGAATGAAGCTGAGCCACAGGGCCTTGTCATGGCTGAGGCTGCTGAAGCATTTGAAGAAGAAACCGGTATCGCGGTTGAAATCGTCTTCAATGGTCGCGAGATCAGAAAGACCCTGCAACCTGCTCTGGACGCTGGAGAGACGATTGATATCTTTGATGAGGACATCTCCCGTGTTAACTCCACGTGGGGTGAATATCTCCTTCCTTTGGAAGAGTATGTATCCAAGAGCTACCCCACCACAGGTGGTGAGAGCTACAGTGATGCAGTGAGCACTGCATTAATCGACCTTGCTCGTCAGGCAGGTGATGGCACACTTAAGACAGCTCCTTACCAGCCATTTGCTTTTGTGGTTATGTACAACAAGGACCTTTTCAACAAGGCAGGTATCACCGAATCACCAAAAACTTGGGCTGAGTTCGAGAACGTATGTGCAAAACTGGTACAAGCTGGAGTTACCCCCATCACTGTTGATGATGCCTACATGGCAGCATTCTTCGGGTACAACATGGCTCGTCTTGCTGGTTATGAGAGAACCCTGGAAATGGCCAACAACAATGAATTCAACGATCCAGCGGTTCTTGAATTTGGCAAGATCTGGTCAGACTTCGCAAAGAAAGGGTACATCAGCAAAAAAGCAGCCTCCAACATCTATCCTGCCGGACAGATTGAGGAAATTGCCGCAGGAAAGGTTGCAATGTACCTGAATGGCACCTGGCTTCCTAATGAAATCAAGGGCAACGCTCCAAACTTCAACTGGGGTGCATTCGCATGGCCTGAAATGGGACCGAACGGAAATGGCACTGAGGCAAACAACTATGGAGCACAGTGCTTCGGCATCAATGCCAATTCTCAGGTACCAGACGAAGCCTTCCAGTTCATCGTCTACCTTACCACTGGTGAGTGGGACTCCAGACTGGCAAAGGAAAGCCTTGGTGTTCCAATGGGTAAGAACAGCACCTGGCCAAAGCAAACAGCTGAAGCCAAGACCATCATCGACAATACCACCACATGGATGACCTGGGCTGCTGGAATGGAAAATCTTGCGGACGTCAATGCAAAGATCAAGGAAAACTTCTCCAAGCTTATCACTGGTTCCTTGAATGCAGAACAATTCTACGCTGCAATGAATAAATAG
- a CDS encoding AraC family transcriptional regulator has product MTKHIDGFSLSPMKIELNVSHFVTFHYFEYPHKFIFKGERHNFWELLYVDKGVVFAGTDRERYQLQQGQIIFHKPNEFHSVECNGIISPCLVVISFVCNSPSMNYFENKVLRITQRTKSLMSIIINEAKKNFQTNLSDPFYTKLELRDTRPFGSEQLIKNYFEAFLLELIIQNSQNEKDGTLLNTTQVEDRRFRFEMANSFMQHNLAENLSLSDICNHCSMSNSLAQQIFKHETGNSVMQWYARLRIEKAKQLIREGKGNMTTIAYQLGYSSIHHFSKQFSKVDGMSPTEYAKSITSLLNKDLGLL; this is encoded by the coding sequence ATGACAAAACACATCGATGGATTTTCACTCTCCCCTATGAAGATTGAGCTTAATGTGAGTCATTTTGTGACCTTTCATTATTTTGAATACCCCCACAAGTTTATCTTCAAAGGAGAGCGACATAACTTTTGGGAGTTGCTGTATGTAGATAAGGGTGTGGTATTTGCTGGGACCGACCGGGAGAGGTATCAGCTGCAGCAGGGGCAGATAATCTTCCACAAGCCAAATGAATTTCACAGTGTGGAGTGTAATGGGATCATCTCTCCCTGTTTGGTGGTTATCTCCTTTGTCTGCAATTCCCCGAGCATGAATTATTTTGAGAACAAGGTGCTACGTATTACCCAACGGACCAAGAGCCTGATGTCCATCATCATCAATGAAGCGAAGAAGAACTTCCAAACAAATTTATCAGATCCTTTCTACACCAAGTTGGAATTACGTGACACTCGGCCCTTTGGGAGCGAGCAATTGATCAAAAACTATTTTGAGGCATTCCTTTTGGAGTTGATCATCCAGAACTCCCAGAATGAGAAAGATGGAACCTTGCTCAACACCACCCAAGTGGAGGACAGGCGTTTTCGTTTTGAAATGGCAAATTCTTTCATGCAACATAATCTTGCTGAGAATCTTAGTCTATCCGACATATGCAATCACTGCTCAATGAGCAACTCCCTCGCCCAACAGATTTTCAAGCATGAAACAGGTAATAGTGTCATGCAGTGGTATGCCCGCCTAAGGATAGAAAAAGCAAAACAGCTGATCAGGGAAGGGAAGGGGAACATGACCACTATCGCATACCAGCTTGGATATAGTTCCATCCACCACTTCTCCAAACAGTTTTCTAAGGTCGATGGAATGAGTCCAACCGAATATGCCAAGTCTATCACCAGCCTCCTGAACAAGGATCTTGGGTTGTTGTAG